CAGCTGCATCTGCCTCCTCTCAGGTGTCATATCTCGGCTAATGTGATTTTAGCAGGATTAGAGCAGTATTTAATgacatatatgtatgtattcAAACAGGATTGAGGTTTTGTGTTGTTCCTTCTTATCTGTTAAGTAAACTCACAAGTCACTTCCTCGTACGTTGACCAAACATGTGAATTATGCAGACATgaaatgtgtaatttttttgtgttgGTGCCTTGTAATTTCTTTCTTCCATCATTTCTTTGACCAGCACAACAAGCCAGAAGCAGTGGCCCTTATAAGACTCAGCTAAATggaatttaatgtaatgtaataagaCTTGTTTAACCCAAGACTCCACCAGATTGTCAAACTCACTAAGTGGTGTACATGCTGTGGACTGAGTATCACTTGCCTCTAAGATAATACCTGCCACTCTCAGCCACACGTCTGTTCACAATCCTCTGCTCTGTTGGTCTGCCTGTTCCATCGCCTGCTCTGCTCAGTTGGTTGAGTTTGGAGACAGTCCAGAGCCAACGAAACGTTTCTTGACTGATATCTAGCCAGGTAGTGTCAGATTATCCCAGTATGTGGTTGGGTAGTTTTTAACCCTTTAATCAAAAAGTTTGGggagtattttttttctccaaaatttTAATTTCTTAGCGCAGTCATCCTCTATCATTACAGTCAtcggttcaatcccagtcttccccagtCTGAATGCCAAAGTGTTCTTGGCAAGTTACTGAACCCGAAAATTgctcatagagaaagtgctgcacatagatccACTGTTTGAATGGGTGAATCTAAAAAACTGTATTGTAAAGTGCTCGGATTGGTCCTCTggactagaaaagctctttacaaatacagacaatttactctttatttattttgtctttaataTGTTACTTTGAcgttaaaaaaaagtgacacACTAAAAACACATGTGCTACAGCATCACTGCTCTGAGCTACCTATTCCACATCAACACTTAAGACAGCCTgaatatgaaattaaatgtattaaaatattatACAAATACATCTGTACAAATCCAACTCACAGGACTGATTTCTGAGAATTCTGGGTCCTTTCTTAGAGCACTCTAAGATTACCTCATGTGAACAGGGACACCAACCTGACCTGATGCCTGAACACATTTTACttgattcatttattcatgCTGATTTACCCCAAGACTATTGTGAGATTTGTGAAAGTTTACTTATAATATCTGGTGAACTGGCAGCGTTTTCGCTTTGTTGTATTCAAATTTAGTCTGTTTTGTCATTGTATAATGAAAAATTGCGATTATGTTTGTTAAAAAATCttttcaaacacacaatgaaacgATAATAATGGATATTATGTGATTACATTATTTTATTGAGTGTTTCACCAACTCTCAACTAATATTCTGTGCATATTACTGTATTTTAACAAATctatttgttgtatttctgtgtctgtgttcagtTAATACATGTGCACCACTCTGACACaccactttgttttgataacctCAGAGATCCTTTCAGTTAGTTTGTGAAATGATAACAAGTAATTCCTGTTAATAATTCATTGTCATCttttaacctgtgtgtgtttggggcaGGACTGTTCCGCTTGTATACATGCGGAACAGTCCTTCCTCTTATgaaaactttccatgggaatttgTTGAATTGGACAGCCCTACCTGAATCAACACTCCCATGCTGCCAGGGACACATTTCCCTTCCTCCTTATACATCTGTCCACCTCTCGAGGTGATAATATTGGACATTGAAGGAGCTCACAACGCAGTAGATATTTGAGAACATGGAAAGTAACCTCAGATTCAAGGTGTACAAAGCTGAAGGCTTAATAATCCCATTGATCCCAACTAAACTGCATTAATGGTTTAACCCAGAGTTCTGTAGTGCACCAACCATCAGAATATATGTGCCACTGCAAGTAGAAAAAGTTATGAGTTCAAACACGGGTTAAATTTGACATATGATGATGTAAATGCTTTTTAGACAAGAGGTTATTATTTGCTCGAGCAGGTGAGTTGATATTTGACTTGTGTCATCACCtatgacaaaatgtaaaaacagtAGTACTGCAAACATTACGGACTGTAGAACACACAATGTATTACTATTTATAAATGCAGGTCAGTCTAACTTCTGTGTATAGTTCATTAGAAACTTAGAAAGATTTTTTAGTGATATCACACTAACATTCACATCCGCAAACCACAAAGCACTTATTCGTGTTTTACCAACATTTACATCTGCATCATTGCTGAACAGAAACGCAGCCATGTCTGAAAGGTGAACTGTTTCACTTATAGTTTAGTTAGAATTGAATGCAGCCTGCAGGGAATTGATCACCTTTGTCTTACAGTGCTTTATAAGTTTAAAGATATAAAGGACGGAGACAACTACTCCTACAGATGAGGCCACACATCTGGACTAGTCCAATCTTCTCTCTGTATATTAGGATTTTCCCCATAAATTGTACTGTATGAttctattattatttgtttaattgtcttgaattttgtattttttttacatatcaattcatttgtttgtttgtgttgtttctctctttgtAATCATGAGAGGATGTTGGGGAAGGTTGGTTGCATATTTGTTGTGCTGTGCACTTacttgttaaatataaaaaaagagcaTTATAAAACAACAGCTCTTATATTAACATTTCACATCAACTGTATCGACCCTTTATAATTGTTAACTTGTTAGTAATCCACATCTACTGGGCTTCTTTCCTGAAGGGTTGAAAAGGACTAAACCTTCCTTACAGGTACACTGTCATTCCCCGTACGGCCTGCAGGGGGAAGCAGATTAATTTGCTCTAGGTGGTCGACCACTACAAGAAGAAGTGTACCGCTTCCGCGCATGCGCAGCCAGTGACTTGATAAATGGCGGCTGTTTGTAATGTCTAGAAGAAGAACCTCACGAATACTTCCGTCATTGTTCAGCAGCTAACTTCGTCTACAGAGAGCGAACACCATGGGTGAGTTGACATGAAGTTCATGAGTGAAGCTGTTTTAAAACCAACACACAGCTAACTGCGGTATCTGCGGCTGCTACCTAAACTGCTAATCTGAACTTCTTCAATACTAAAATGATCGTGTGTATTTACTGCAGTACTGTAAGGTACTGGAGGCAGTAACGTAGTCTTTATCTATACCACTATATACGTCTACTGCACTACGTttaataaaatgatttttttgtaTTCAACACTCATTTGTGTGAGAGCTAGTTACTAAGTCAAATCAGATGCATCATTTAATTTATGAATAAATCTGAGATACTCGATCAAATAAGCCTGCATAACAGATAGTACTTTGCATAATGAACATTTGTTACACTCTGTACCTTCAGTGTTGGTGTTGCAGGACTTTTACTTGTATTTCCCCCACTGAGCATATTCTGTAAATAGCTCTCTGCTTAACATTTATACAGCACCACAAAGTGCAACCTCAGAAGTCAGTGTGAAATTGAATCACTCCACATAATAGAGTACTGAGGTTCTCTGTCTGGAACATCGAATTCAAAATGTCAAAACTGAGGTGTCACCTTACGTGTTCTTTCTTTATCCAACTGcttggtctttcagtttgagagcaggactcacTCAATTCCCATTCATATTTTGTAATCCTTTTACTACTAAAAAACCCTGCCCTCTCACTCTAATAGTTCCTGCTTGTGCTTCGATTTGCTCTGCTCGTGCTCAAACTCGCACAATATCTGTTGCCTCCACAGATTTCCcgagcttcagctcttctcctcacacTGACTCTGTACCAGCGTACAAACGGCTTGCTCTCgcatttctcctctgctcttggaTTTATTCTTCTGTCCCCAACTCTAATTTAGCCCAccatctgttgttgttttcccaaGACTTGAGTGATGACTCTACTATCGAGTCTGGTGACTCTAGCgatggagaggagatggagaaatgGAGATCGACATCTCTAATTGCACAGTCCCCTGTAATGGACCGTAACCCATCACCCCCCCGAGAGACAgctgatggagaggaggatgaaaacGTGGATGCAATTGGAAACACTGTGTACAGCAAGCTCTGGCTTTTCACCACCCTGAATCGTCTCATCCGGGTAGGCAGGCTGTTGTGGAGGATTTCATAAAATACATAATGATTTGTTacgtaaaaatgtattaatttaatAGTTCATATCTTCAATGGAAATCACAGCAGCAACTAATCTGAACTTGTCTAGTAGTGACAACTTAATCCTGAGTTGTACCTTTTACTAGAGCTATTTTACAATATACTTTCCTCATCAGCCAATGTAGAGATGACAAATCAAATCAGAAGCGATGACAAATCCTGAGTAGATATTGATAGCAGCATCTCCTCTGTATGTCCTGTGCAGTTGCTCTCTGCAGCAAACTGTACATCATAAAATCACAACATGTTTGTTAAATGTCTTCCAGATGATCAAAGATCATTCAGAGGAAGAATCTGAAGGTCCAATGCAGCtcgaggatgatgatgaggaagatctATCTAGAGTTTGGGATATGACAATGGACAAGGTCAAGTTCCCATTAACCTTTGTCCCATATGCTTCACAGTCTTTGTTTACAAACGCTCTTCTTTACCACGGGACGTTAAGTTGTGTCATCAATCATGTACTGGACAGTATAAGTGATAATTGATCAGACATTAATGTAGTAAattagataattaaaaaaaacaagtcgcAGTggtaaacatttacaaaaaaagctaATTTGAAATTAAGTTAAATGATCTGCACTAGAAGTTGAACCAAATACTGTGAATCAAATGATGAAATATGTAGctggtgtctttgtgtctttcatAAAGCATTTTAAACATATCCTTAGATGACAGTTAAATGGGTACCTAGCTAATACGGGCTCTTATAATAGCTCTGCAATAAATCATCCCTTCTGTAAGCTTATAATGTTTAGTTTCTAAATGACAATGTCTTTACGAATAATACTTTAACAACCTAAAACATTTCTATTGCCTGATTAAAGCTGTATTAGAGGATTTGAGGATTTGTTGTTTGTCTTACCCTTGAACTGTATTGGATTATACTGACAACCGTTTTTGTTTTTAGCCCAACTTCATTGATATCAATGAGGTGAGAGGTGAACAATTGTAGAGGTTTCGATATTTACTATTTATCTACCTTACATCTATAGGACGTTGCTGGTTTTATGCTGGAATTTAAAGCCCCTGATATCCTTCTGGGGATGATCGTCAAATCTAAATGTCCACGACTCACAGTGAGTAAAATTCCATTCCGTTTTTTGCACAGTCTCAAATATAATCCGATGTCTATTTCTGAGCTGCGAGAGTTCCAGCCACTTGTCAATGAttttttcctctgcttctctagGAAATTTGTGTGGGAATCCTCGGGAACATGGCTTGTTTTCCTGACACGTGTCTGACTCTCAGCCAAAATGAAGACTTAGTGTGGGTAGAAGTCATCATCTGTCATCGTCGTTTCTGAGATACTatacatagactgtatatagagatgcACGACATGTCTTCCTCGCACTCTCCATAAAATTCGGCTAAAATATTCTGGATATGAATGCTGCCagcttgcacatttggagccaggcTCCACAGTAGCGAGGTCCTGTTGATAAACATGCTTGACAAATCACGTGCTAGTTTTAGCTGTCAACCTTTCACCATATttgtatagcatcaaataactaattcaaacaAAACTTACCAGCAAAATctaacttgaacaaacattagtgtgattaaaaactaccaaaaatgaAGAACCTCCTTTgagaattgtttttttatgtgatttaaaaaaattaataattgtatggtccatgtcccatccattaacaagTAGGAGGTGACATTTTTGACCTGGACCAGGTTGCAATTGAAACCCTTTGGCTTCACCCTTGGGCACTAGTCATGTTATCCATCTTTACTCCATCTTTACTCCCTGTGTGTCCACAGAGCTGTGCTGTTGCTTCTTCTTGCAGACGCAGATCCTCCAACCCTTCTGGAAACATGCAGGTGAGGTTTCCATTTCCTCTCGACATCTGAGATGTAGGGAGTGAGGGAGAAGTGTTAACTCTCTCTGATGATGTTTGCAGGTTTCTGCTGACTGGTCTCTCTCAGAAAGATGTTTGTTCCCTCTGGCTTCAGCGAATACGACAGCAGACATCTGTGCAATCCAACCTCTGCTTCATCATGAGCAGCTCCACCAACAGTACTTTGTTTTTGCTCTtgcttatttcttttttaatcattaGCTAAAGAAGTTTTACTTTTGTAACCTTTGTGTGCTTCCTAAAAAGAATAGTCTCTGATTTATAGAGGACCTGCTCGAGAAGGTGGGAGAGCTGGTTGACAAACTGTTTGACCTTGACGAAGAGCTGATGAAGAGTTGGATCACAGCTCAGCCTAGTGAGGAGGGGGATGATGCTGAAAGCCGTCTGGATGTGGCCTCATGCCTTCTCGAAGCAGCCAAGCAGCTTAGGTGGGAATGTTTTAATTCAGGAGCATGGTAGTTGTATTTTCATGATTACGTTAATTTTCAATAGAAATATTAAAATCTACAAGGAAAGCcttgaaaatacagtttttaaaaaTGAACCATTTTAATGAGGGTTGAGTTGATATATTGGCAACCTTTCCCATGATGTTGATGTCAAAACCTtatggcaaagaaatgtaactgaggcTTAATATTTTTAGTTGAGCATACATTTTATTcttaataaaaaggaaaacacaaatacagccgaatataaatatatatatatatatatatatatattagggctgtgaaatgattaatttttaaatgtttaatcaaattaatcacaggtttctatggattaatcatgattaatcacattaccgattttctcggaatatttttgtgaaaacaagatttatgacatttaacttttcttttgtgctgcaactcagcagttcttcagcagttatcattgcttttccatatggaacattaatataatcttcatcttaaacaatattcgggctccttagccattgtgtggttgaataaaacttttttttttaaaatcaaacagaaattatttgagcttcttagccataggatggttgacattttttatattttttgtcacacaaccattaaccacaccatgatacaatctaatgcctctaaaggccctcttagctactcgttctttagccagttggtgaggcaaactaacttgttcaaattctctgacagtaaagctgaccgcttcttttgcacaatgtgtcctgcgagtgagtctggtttgtcgcattccacttgaacgcccctcgccgaccaacacatgcttcgcgttgcggtggttaggcgggtattgctacggtgaaacgataatgtcttctcgcagagtgtgcatatcaccttggttttactgaatgttcgatctttgttttttttggaacacgatcttcccgtccagaaggtcctcaggttcatcagaattatcagagctgccaacttttcaaaaaaccttggagtgagattttgtcgggggtgaccaacattttgccgcgcacacagccacacacgttggtggctcaaatatcagggaattgttggaatttggcgttgtatccatgttgttcgctgcattctggtggcctttggggcccgaagtcgttgataggagcggccgactggagatggacaacattggttacattctgtgacgcaaagacatagctgaaggtccacccccaggaaatgttggtttaagtagatgttgtttcctgcattctagtggatttttgggtggtatgctaaagatgtgcaatacctgaacttcttctgattcatgttcctctgatcatgacttgtagggccttctagccttgagctgaacattcaaccagaaaactattgttgtgcctcaatgaccacaatatagcctaattaatagacctttgtttaagatttgaccaaggtaggttgattgacattttgattacaatggttttcaactaattctgaactgaaacctaacctatattttaaataattgtattcttaagagcagttaatgatttatgttcgcctcccaccacactttccatcagacaaaaaagtgcaacaaataaagtgcttaaacagtagcctttttaagcaacacaatggaccctcttctccaaaataaaatttgtctggagccgcaaaacatatttgataacaaagctaataaagttttatttaaagttatactatactaaactatggtttgttgcatttatgaaattatcgaacaacaataaagaaaactgttgacatttgattgatatttttacctgttacaacaaaggaaaaaccaaacgcttatgaagagaagaaaatacacaggcaagtgtcggcctactttgaaataaattaaacacagacctttgtagggttatttgagtcctccccgtatttgtggaaaatgtatgaaataagaagtaccctatttttaaataaataaaaacatatagctgcagcctaatagcttaaaaatatatattttagttggcgaaatatttaaacgaaaagtgagagcaggtcaggctggaggcggacacagatcaagacgctgagctctgatcagctgagaccagagaaactctgtgttttcactgtttccactgagcagccggtgagtcagtgaccagctccttcacgtgaaggagctctgagcgagtgcgcggggcggggggcggagcctcgggaccggtgcgctatctggggcacacacacacacacacacacacactcgcccgctcctggtacttcatgacggcctgatacgatgatgttttaaaaaatgatcgtgacttagccattagggttagggttactaaccctaacccattagatccagtttttttttggcgtgagaaattggatgtgtggcgtgagtgcgtgtgaaaacatgcaaaagcgtgtgtcacacggcggaagcgtgagagttggcagctctggaattatccatgttgtttgtttgtttgaatggcagctgccgtctgactgcattagagcggcaactagtgcagaggcggcggaattggaaggtccttctgcgcatgcgttaaatgcgttaaaaaaaacaaacgaattaatcctgtaatttaatcataacgcgttaacgcgttatttttcacagctctaatatatatatatatatataacttgtattaagaaaataaaccttttcTTTAAACTCACATGTGCATCTTTAATGCAACGTTTATGTTTACgtgtgtgaaaggctcataGTGACAGATTTTTatcagcaaaacaataaatcgCTCAGGTTCTAGTTCCGATGTATAAATTGATGCGAATATGAAgtaacattttctttcattttagatAGATCCTCATGTGTTTTACTATTTTTACTCATTATTTTAGTATGAAAAGACGCTCTCGgactctccttttccttctgtatatttatatttagcttcttcaatgtattgttgATTTGCTGTTATTGACATTGTGTcgtaaaatatatgtatattttattgttgttctgaCACAACAGAGTATAACGGTTAAACACTGTTGATAATGTAGCTGAGCCTCAGCATTCAACAGGATTAACTTGTTTTCACAGACCAGAGAGTTCTACTGGCTTAGAGGTTTACCTTCATGCCCTCCAACTCCTCACCACCATAGATGAGGGCATTCAGGGTTTCGGTAAGACTCATCTTCAGCTGTCGTCCCACCATCTCACAAGTTAACGAGTCACCTTTATGTGGTAATATTATGCTTGACTGTTTCCTCTAGCGTCCCCTGATGGGCCTGGCAAAGCAGTATGGGACTTTGTCTGTGAGATTGTATGTGAAGACCTTTGCCAGCCCGAGGATCTTCCCgttgtcctgcaggaggagaagaagaagaacattttggtTCAGTCGCtttctgtcctccaggctcttTATAGATGCCAGGATCAGTGGCCCAGCAAAAGTGACATAAGTGAGTTGGTCAAACTGCTTCACTGTTCTTTCTAGATTTACACATAAATCCCCCAGATTGTTTTCTTGTCTAAAGTAGTTACCTGGCTAAATTAAAAACATCCAAATGCAAAGTGATAGAATTGTTTTGTGCATCTGCTTTGAACTTCAGTATCTTGCTCATGGTGAGAAGAAAGACTTTCCCAAACTCTTCTCAATGCAAGGCAAAACACTAGTATGTCCTTTAGTGTTTTTGCACAATAACGGATAACATTGAAAAACATAGAA
Above is a genomic segment from Pleuronectes platessa chromosome 7, fPlePla1.1, whole genome shotgun sequence containing:
- the saal1 gene encoding protein saal1, which codes for MDLSDDSTIESGDSSDGEEMEKWRSTSLIAQSPVMDRNPSPPRETADGEEDENVDAIGNTVYSKLWLFTTLNRLIRMIKDHSEEESEGPMQLEDDDEEDLSRVWDMTMDKDVAGFMLEFKAPDILLGMIVKSKCPRLTEICVGILGNMACFPDTCLTLSQNEDLVAVLLLLLADADPPTLLETCRFLLTGLSQKDVCSLWLQRIRQQTSVQSNLCFIMSSSTNKDLLEKVGELVDKLFDLDEELMKSWITAQPSEEGDDAESRLDVASCLLEAAKQLRPESSTGLEVYLHALQLLTTIDEGIQGFASPDGPGKAVWDFVCEIVCEDLCQPEDLPVVLQEEKKKNILVQSLSVLQALYRCQDQWPSKSDISLPLVESILRVLQFHSECKDNEGSKEDEQLHTLAEIATEFLADICSQIPKDTVADLVKKGFLTEKMCLTAAGSLFPKFKASFQHLQLMLSETDPQLADTMRSQFPE